The following DNA comes from Rosa rugosa chromosome 5, drRosRugo1.1, whole genome shotgun sequence.
TTCCAgtgcattctttttttttttttgagaagaagaagtctTTATTAAAATAACCAAAATTACATAACACGGGAATGACCAGTGGAGGACAAGAACTCTCCACTCTCCTCCCAAAAACCTAAACCAGTTACGGGTCCGTCATCATGAATgacttccatgagccaaaagggcccaacccctaacccaCCATATCGCCAAACCTCTCGGGTTACAGAGAATCCTGAGAATCTCGATAACACCTCATAGACAACCGCCTGAAAAACCAAcgccctcttccacaccgtgtcccaatgatgccagaccacgtgcaaggatcgctcgtcaacacattgaccataagataaaaccGAATATAAACCAACTCGTCCACAGGAATAACACCATATCCATGGCACCCCAATTTGACCCAATCCTAGCTTACAAGAGTAGGGACATTCTAATGACAAAAAAAAGCCTAATTAACCAAAGAACTAACCAAAAAAATTACtctaataaaaaacaaaaacaaaaaagagccATCATACTCCTCCTCCCTCCCCTTAAGTGCTTCGCCGGCAGCCCACCACCACAAGAGTGTCAAGACTCTCCCTTCGAGTTCGCCTCGTCGAAGAAACCCAGACCATACAACGAGCCACGCCAAACTTCCGGCCTGTTGTCCAAGAAACTTATCAGAAATCACCATGTCCTGCCACCTCAGAGCGGAGGACCTCCACCCGTCTGTGTCCCTCAGTTTGGGAGCCCAAAACCACCGCTGCAATCTCCGTCCAGTGACCCACCATAGAGAAGCAATCAGCGCCATACGATCCATGGTATACCGCCGCCATGATTTGGCCACTAACCACCCACTCCACACCCGGGCCACCACAGATCGCCGATCGCCAATTACCCACACCTGTCGCCGCTTGAAAGGAAAGAAGAGACGTTCCCAGCCCAGACCGATGAAGAGAGGCCAAAGCCGAGAGCCCCCAGATCCCAGGAGCCCGTCCGGCAACACCCACCAATCGTCTATGAGGCAAGGAGCCACGATCAACGTGGaggcgccgccggacaggcCGCATAGTCTCCTTTGCTTTTTCCAAACCCTAATTTAGTCGCCTGTTTTCTCGGAGCAAAAATTTGCAAGTAGTGTCTATGAAACATGGATGCCCTCTCAAAAGAGATAAAAATTTAACTCCATTCCAGTGCATTCGAAGGTGCCAAGGTACTAATTAGTTGAGAGAAGGAAAATTCTAGTATATGTTGATGTATGTCATACGttaattttttgaatatttttcaCCATTGGATATAAATGAAATGTGAATATGTCTAACGGTCTAAAATATTTAATAATGGTAACCACGACAGGTCTACAACTATAATCAAAATGACACAATATCCCCCATTAGGTTTTGAAGATTACTGATGAAGTGATGATATTTCCACTTTTTTTCTAAGAATTGGGAAATTAAGGAACTTAATACAGCCTATGACTATTTTCTGTGTCCAAATTTAGTCATCAGTGAACATCATTAAATGATTAATAGTATGAGTTCTGAAACAAAAAAGTACAGTCACAAGAGTTCATCTCCTTATTTATGGTCAGTGGTTGCTTTCCTAGTTTAAGTATACATATTCAAGTTTAAGATACTGGATAGACATTAAACTTCTATTCACAATACAACAAATTTAATTAATTGCGAGCATAggttaaccaaaaaaaaagctCTCTCGTTCTCTAGAGAGAAAAACCCTAAGGCCGCAACTTGCCTTGATTGGTGGCAGCGGCGCTACAAATGTATTGACTCTCGGTAGAGAGGTTTCCCAGCTACGCAGTGGCTCGGTAATTCGGTGTTGGAAGGGTGGAGGCGCTCCTCTTTCTTCTCCTCTAATTGGTGGCACCGGCGAATGGCTTCGTCTGTGTTCCATGATGGCGGTTAGTTTGGTTGCGAAGATCTGAGATTTCCTCATGTCGGTGTCACGCGGCGTTGGGCCTTTCGCTTTTAACGAGGTCGGATGGGGCCTTTCGCTTTGAGCGAGGTCGGATGGGGACTCGTTGATGGCTGGGCTCATGTTTATCTGGGTTCAGATCCGATCGGGGGCGCTTTGGAAGTGATTGATTGCTGGGATCGAGTAGTCTTTGAGGATGAGATGCGTTGTCCCAGTGGCTATGCTAGATCGGGATCGGGTTCAGGTCATGGAATTGCTGCGGATATGGTTGCGTTTGGTAGGCTTTGTGGGGAGGACGAAGATGATGGAGCGGCGGCTCTGACGGCAAGTGTTGGCGGCGGCGTGGCTGATGGCTTTTGGCTGGCAAAACACATGTGGGCTTATTGGGTTAGGGCTACTCTTTGGGCCTGCATTTGGAGTGGATGGGCTGCGTGGGCCTTGATTTGGTCTGTGGGCCTCAGCTTTGGGCTCACCAGTCTAGGGGTTCAAGTGGGCTGGATTACCCTTTTGCTATGGGGCGGGATGGATTGGGTCTCTATGGCCCATAGTactgtttaatttttgtttgggtcacAAAAACCAGAGCCTTAGTTGGAACCTTTTTATGTAAGTTTcgaggtttctaggtttttgttagaataatagTGCGTgaatttcctaaaaggtgggtgtattCGGAATTTTTTGGGAtgttattcttctagaatagggtttcatGAGTTTCTAatgaacgattctttctgtcgacctcataggggtgtttcgtttttgtactgcttgctgaattttaATGAAAGGACTGACCTattttcatataaaaaaaaacttctatTCACAATCGGAACATCACGTACAGATCGATGGATCACCTTCCTCTATTACGGAAAGGTTCTTTTTTTGTACTTTTCATGCTAATAATTTTGTACCAATCGATGACATAGACACATGAAACTTCATGAATATTAACTGTACGTGTAACCTAAGAAACTTCCCTAGATCTCCCGTACGTACATAAATCTCTTGCCCTCCTTTCTGCCAAATGAAAATTTACTGCGCGCAAAGTCACTTTTAACTTCTTAACTCCATTTTTTGTacccaaaaaatgaaaaaaacctTTAACTCATGATCATACTAGCTAGGTAGGTCTCATGTTGCATTCCAACTTTTCTTTAGCTGAATTGGTTGTTCAAACTTCACTAACCAACTGAGTTTTTGGGAAACTAATAATTTCGCCAGGTCATTTACGCAGACATTGGCAGTAAATTACTGTAATCATTATTAAGCTAGGTAGTTGCAGTCTAAACAATAACTATATATTCCTTTTCGGCAGCTTATTCAGATTAAGTAAGAAATAATTGATCCTTCTCAAACAGAAATAGAATACATACAATTCTTTTACTAGAAAATGAGTGCACATGTAATTGGCCATGAGAATTACTTCCTAATTGCCGGGATGATCATGATTCTTCCCCACAGTTCGAGTTTATGTTGAGACTAAAGACTAATCCTATATACTTTGTCTTTCGTTTATCGGAGAAGGTACCAAATATACTATCAAAATTTGTTTAGCCATTTGTGAAGGCTCACAACTAATTTTAACTGTATGGATAATTAAAACTCTGATCGATCTAGAAGATCTACCGCGCCCATTTTAAAACGTGGCAACAAGAACCCGTATGGGATCGGTATCATGCATTTTGTAGTACTTACTGTATATAGCTATGTAAAATCAAAACTATTCAAAATGCTTGTAGGTGGAGATGATGAGGAAATAGAGGGAAGGAGAGGTTGATATGATATATGATAGGCAGAGACGCAGAGTGACGAAAGTGAGCTTGGCTTGTCTTGACGCGTCAGTACAAGATACGAAATAAGAGAAGGAGAGACATGGGGAGAGGGTAAGGCCTACATTGCTGCATACTACCGCTTACTTCTACTATACTGTACACCAACCTACACCTTACTCCTTAATTACTACTCAAATTGGTGGCCCCAAACACTCGCCGCATAACGACACCATAGGCTGCTTAATTTTTTACAGTGAGAAATTGAGAATCAAAACCACTCTGTATGTGCCCCATAACcccattatatatattcatttaaaaacaAGATATttgagcaagaagaagaagaaggcttcCTCCTAATTCATACTGACTctactcttctctctctctctctctctctctctctctctctctctctctctctctatcttcttcaTTTCCGGATTGTAGCTGTCCCCGCAGATACTTAATAATTTCCTCTCGATTATTTGAGGTGTTTTGGTTTTTCTCAAGCTACCTAGCTAAGACCACGTCGcacttcttttttaattttaatttttttttacttaattagctagctaggtttCGAGGGTAGCTAGCAAGGAGTGAGAGTTTAACAGTATTGTTGAGGAATTGGTTTGTCTGTCGATTATATATAGATGGCGGCTGCTTCTTCATCGCTGGCCTTCTTTGGGAGTAATAGCagagaagaaaatcaaaaccaGCTGATGTCGTCGCTACAACAACCATCGCCAGCTTCCTCAACTGCTCCAATTTCTACCACTACACCCACTGCACCTccaccaaagaaaagaagaaatcaacCCGGAAATCCAAGCAAGTATCTCCATCCCTCTTTTTACATACATCATCAATTCCTTTTCATTCAGAAAAAGAATAAGAAACCCTAGATGGGTCTTGATTCCTTTGAATCTACTCGTCTATCTAATTTAAGTAATAAAAATGGTAAGTAATAGCTAGGTTTGTCATTTTTGATAGCAGATCCAGATGCGGAGGTCATCGCACTATCTCCCAAGACCTTAATGGCAACAAACAGGTTCATATGTGAGGTGTGCAACAAAGGGTTCCAAAGGGAGCAGAACCTACAGCTCCACAGAAGAGGACACAACCTGCCTTGGAAGTTAAAGCAGAAGACTAACAAAGAACCCAAGCGCAAGGTCTATCTGTGCCCCGAGCCCACCTGCGTCCACCACGACCCATCTCGAGCCCTCGGAGACCTAACCGGCATCAAAAAGCACTTCTCGAGAAAGCACGGCGAGAAAAAGTGGAAGTGCGAGAAGTGCTCCAAGCGGTATGCTGTTCAATCCGATTGGAAGGCTCACTCTAAGACTTGCGGCACTCGAGAGTACCGCTGCGACTGTGGTACTCTCTTCTCCAGGTACGTACATATTTAATTACTAGCGATCATAATTAATTTCTTCATATAAATTAATTTTATGAACGATTCCTGAATCTGGAAAACAAAATTTTCCTGTTTCCACGTGAGTGATAGTCTGTGAAACTGAAACTGCTGGAAAAGGGTTTCAAAAGGAAAATCAAATTTTTACGGGGAGAAGGGAAAAATCAAGCTCATCGTTTACCTCGAAAACGCCACCCTTTAATCTTTTTGGCTACTCACGTGTATTTGTATACAAATGAAAGCGAAATGGGAAGCATAAATATTGGTTAGCTTGCAGTgctttgttttcatatgagttggATTATTGGATATATATttatacgtgtgtgtgtgttactGGGTTTTTGTTCTCTTCTGGATTGGCTTCATGTAATCAGTCCTTTCCAGGTACTCATTTCCATGAGATTGAACATGTAGTCATGGGACCAAGACTTAGATgctctcccttctctctctctctctctctctctagctagTACTGGTAATTGATTGAGAGATTCTCAATTGGTCCAGCTCCCTCTTTCGATCAGCTAGCAAGCTACTAGCTACTAGCATGCATGGTCTTACAGTTTTCTTTCTCaagtctttaattttttttttatctgagaGGCTAATGATTAGAATGATGAGGTATTCTTATGATTAGAATCATGCTTATGGAAATATACTCTGTGGAATTGGAAAAGTATACTATTCATACGGTTTGCATTTAATGTAGAAAATTTCGGAAATAGGTTTCTGATCTGACTTATCAGTATCTAGGGATTTCCAATAAAGCTCAACATTTTGGATTGGTGAACCCTAAttcattcttttgttttttctttttctttttcccttgaGTAGATCCTTAATGATCGATTCTCATTAGTGAAATTCTTAATTTACTGTTGTTAGTTATTTGAAACACTAATTATTGACTTTGATAATTTCATCACCACGTACGGTCAGTTCTTTTGGGTTTTACTGACTTTAGATCTTTAACTTCAACGGATAGCAACGTTGATTCTTCTTCAACTATTGTCTCTAGTTAGCTAGAGCTAGCATGTGATCAACCCAATCactaatatattatatatatgcacaGATATATTCTCGGCTTTGGATCCATATTACTTGGGATATAACTAAACTTTCAAATTGAATTCTTATCATATCTAGCTGATCTATACATTTTGGTTATGTATGCATGCATGACATGATGATTTGGCTAATTAATAGTTTCTATTCAATTACATTGTTCTTTTGTGATGATACATTGCATGATATATAGGCGGGACAGTTTCATCACGCATAGGGCCTTCTGTGATGCACTAGCTCAAGAGAGCGCAAGGCATCCTTCAAGCTTAAGCGCCATGGCTACTAGTTCTCATCTCTATCCAGGAAATAACCAAATGATGAGCTTAGGCCTATCCCAAATGGGTGGCGGTTCCTCCCTCCCACCTAATAACATGTTGAGGCTAGGGACTAATGGTGCTGGCGGTGCTGCGAAATTTGAGCACCTCATGAATCCTTCCTCATTCGGACAAGCGCAGCCTATACCTAATTCTTCGACTACTTTCTTCAATCAAGGGTTTCAGGATCAGCAACATTCTCTGAATGGACCATATGCTGCTAACAAGTCGTTACATGGGCTAATGCAACTTCCTGATCTCCAAAGCAACACTCCTAGTAACAACTCGCCCTCATCAACTACTACTGCTGCCGGTAGTCTCTTTAACCTCGGCTTCTTTTCGAGTAATAATTCTGATCATCATCAGTTTAGTGATGGAAATGGTGGCACCCAAGGGACGACGCTCTTTCCGAATGGTATGGCTGATCATATTGGCTCGGGGCTACCATCCAGCCTCTTCGGGAATTCCTTACAACATGAGAACATGAACGGTGCACATATGTCTGCCACCGCATTGCTTCAGAAAGCCGCTCAAATGGGTTCAACTACAAGCCCCGAAAGCTCATCTTTGCTAAGAGGATTAGCCGGGAGTACTTCCTCAAGTACAAGAGCAGTAGCAAAATCCATTTCCGGTCGGCAACTGGTCTCTTCTAACTCTACTATCGGTGGTGTCAGCTTTAGCCGCGAGAGTAGTAGCGGTGGTGAACATGAGCAACACATGAGATCACAGCAGCAGCATGTGGAAAATGAAAACCACCATCTTCAAGGATTAATCATGAACTCTCTTACCAATGGAAACAGCTCCGCGGCCTCCATTTTCGGATCAGCTGGGGATCATCATAACAACTTTGGTACTCATGGGTTTGCCAATGGCAGTACTACTAGGGTTTCTCTGATGGATCAGCAGCAGCACAACAACACAAACTTTAGCAACGTGGATGAGGCGAAATTAACCTTGGATTTCCTTGGCGTTGGAGGGATTGTAAGAAAcatgggtggtggtggtggtggatatGAGCACCGTGGCATCAATATGAGCTCTTTAGACCCAGAGTTGAAGTCATCGCAACAGCCAAGTCAACCCTATGGAGGCACTAGTGCACTGCAATGAGACTAATAAATTAAGTTCATATATATAGATGAGACCGATCGAGTGCCTGTTTAATTGATATGTAGGAGCAAAGTACTCGCTAGCTATGAACTAGTGCCTTGACCCCCAAGCATCAGGGTTTCGTTAATTTATTTCTATATGTGCACGCCTTAAGGCTTACACTTGATGATCCACTTAATTTCAGTACTCTTTGCTTAGACATGATAATGGATAAACCTCCCATCAAGTAATATTATTGGTGCTAAATAATTTCAACTAATGAAATGAAAATATCTAAATTACATGGAATTACTTGTGTAATTATAATATGTAGAGGaatttataattaattaactaTCTTGGAATTTCAGCGAATATGGTAATTTCATGAACTTATAAATCGTAATCTGAAAAACGTATGAGGTAAGCCATGTTGTGATTAAATAGAATGAGAATGTCACACAAGAATCTTCACAGATGAATACATTCCAACAGAATAGACAAGCGAAGATTTAATTTCTTATTGTCTAGGTTTAAGAAATCCCCAACTAATAATTTAGTATCGCCATGCATCAAGATCAGAGAAAtataaatgatttttttaagacagggagagagaaagagagcctcCCTGCGAAGAATTATGTCCACCCCAGCCCACATAAATTATGATATTTCATACCCTTATTATAAACTATGAAGGAGAAGATCGAATTGTTCGGCTACCTAATACCTAACCCTACTGGCTAGCTGCTGCTAATATAATTTGCTTGGTTTGACATTTAATTAGTTTAACTGACGCTTTCCACACAAATATTCTTTTCAACATTCTAGCTAATTCCCTACACCACAGTCCACGTACGTTGACGTTTTAATCTTCAACTTCACTGCTCCTGATCGATACCTATATTATTTTACATTGAATTGAGAAAGTAATTTTAATTTGATCTTTTCGCAAGCATATGCATGTGTTTTGTTGTTGGGGTCAGGACCGGATCGGACTGAAAGAGCTGgctatactatatatatatatatacatattactCTTAATCTCAGGCAGCTGCAGAGGCAGAGAGGCAGCAGAAAATGATATCTATGGAATCGATCGAGTATAGCTAGCAACTAGCATATGCAGAAATTTCCTTATTGTAATTATTAGGAAATTGATATGGGGCTGTCTACTATTGTCGTAATTGTTGTCTCTTCTATCTTTACAGGAATCATCACCCCGTGACCTGCAAGTGTGGGATACCTTTCATTTTCctttcaaaatttgaatttctCTTGGAGTTTTTAACTCAGTATAATCTTTTCAACAAAATTATCAGGTTGAACATGCATTTACTGATTTACAACTAGGCAATGATTCAAGCTTAAAATTACAGTATGCATGCATGAAATGGATGAATTGAAGGTCTGAAACTAAAGTCTAATATAGGGATGATGGTAATTTAAATTTTCTGAAGAGAAAACTGTCTGGTACAATCTCTCCAAAATCCTTATTTCCATATGGTGCCCTTTCCTGGATAGTAGAATTCTATTTTGTCCAAAAAGTGGGTCCATAGACCTTGGGAACCACTTGAAAACATCTAACTTCAATAGATCTATCacaaacctttttttttattcctccAAAATATGTTGGGTTTTATTAGAATGATTGATCAACGTACAAATTGTAATTTAGGTCACTTTCAATATGATTATTACTGCATGTTACTTTCAATAATAAAGCCTATCCTATATATGGTCAGCTGAAGCATCCATCAACTTTTTCTCATGGTTTTCTAATCACAACATCCCAGTCGCGCACACCCACCTCATCTTCCATAGCTCCATACCTTTCCGCCGGAAGAGACCACCATGATGTATGTGTGATAACAAACTCTAACTTGGCATCAGCGCTTGTCATATATTCTTATGTTAGACTCAACATTCACACATGCTTCATTTCGCCGTATATATTGGCAAACTCCACGACGGCTGAAATGTTCTGATGAAAGTATTCTATATTGATAATGAAAAATATGTCTATCGATCATATATAGTGTACATAGTGGGTTTCTCTTCATCCATTACAAACATAGCTGAATAAGAGTCGGTTGCCTTTGTCGAAGCACTTTTGTACAGACATAGATATAGAGCCAAGTAGTCAAGATAACGAAATCGGGAGACAAATAGGTTTCAACGAAATGTCAACAAGTTTTATATCTAGATATCATTATCAAGTGGAAATTTGCATTAATTTATATAGATAACTAATACTGCTGAGCTTCAGGATCGTACCATATATGAATATGCTAACTGCTAAAGTGGTAGTAGATTACAAAAAGAAATGAATAATGGGATCTTGTCTAGACGCTGAGGCCTTGAGGGTCGGGGGAGCTTAGGCTTCAAAACTTGTCTCATATTAGTACAGAGACTTGACGCTGCATCTATATATATGTCTGCTACATATCTCTCTCTCACAGACTCacagtaatatatatatatatataaatatatatagtaAATACCAAGAAAAGAAATGGAATTACAGGAGGCTCTACGTTCTAAATAATGAAACTGAGTCTTTCCATCTTGGCTCCCTAGCTACACACGCTAAAAGTCATTCTTCCAGACTTGTCCAGTACATTGCCACACTGAACTGAACTTCTTAGACTTAAAGAGGCAGCACAATGCTAGtatcttttctattttgtttttcttttttcaagatatatatgtatatgcatTGAGATGGGTAATGACCGCCAAGACCATCTAGGCTAGCTTCACTTGCATTTTTACAGTCTTTTTGGTGTCGttgattttagagagagaaaatttgaacTTTGAGCCTCATCTAACATGATGAAACTCATAGTTAGGGATCCAGCTATCACAAAACCATGATGAAACTCATAGCTGGATCCCTAACTAAGAGTTTTATTATAATATACAAGGTTGCATCACAAAACCTCAATTAATCAGACGAAAAATAAGTCATCATAAGAGTAGGTTTCATATCTACAATATTTGGGAGGATGGGATCCGAACTAGCTAGAGATCTTCTACCAATTACACTAATACATAGTTTATACCAAATTTCGATCTTCATGAAATTATAAAGGCAATTATTAACACTCAATTTATTTGATGTTGtttttatacattttttttatgTGTTAGCGACTTAGCTCACAAATCACTTAACAAAATATGAGCCATGTGTTTGCTCATTAATGTTATTCCAATTTCCAACTCTCTATATGTAACGTACTTGGTAACGCCTCTTGAAACACGAAGAAGCAGTTGCAATACTGATAAAATTAGAAGTCATTAATGAAAGCTCCTATGGATTTGAATTTTGTTGAAACTGCTAAATGCTAGCTAATACATAAAGAAAATGAGTTTTAACATGAGATAGGATAAATTGTCTACCAGTCATTCAATTAAAACTACCAAGAAGTTCTAGCCTTAATTGATTTCTGAAAATTAGTTCCCTGGCCCCAAACACTTGTTGAGgtttcaaaaaagaaagaaaatagaaaaagaagacGAAATATACAGCTCGAAGAACCTTGCACTAATTCCTTCATGGCACTCAACTTAATCCACACTCCctgcaaacaaaacaaaacttagTGGTAGTAAAATTTTACCTTTATCATAATGAAAAAGACAGCAATATTAGTGTTAAGTTTCTAGCTTATTAgggttttgtttttccttttttttgagTTATGGCAAACTCATTATGGTCAATGAAACAACAATTTCGATCAAGCTCATCATACAGAAGGTGTTaacaaacaaagagaaaaggTAAAATATGTAAAGGTAGATTAATTATGTTTTGCTTTCTGAAATCAATGTACGTAGTTTTTGTTCTGACAATTGTTCATGTGTTCATCGAAAGTGCAAGCTTTACTGAGCTAGAGAAGATCTTTAATCCATCTGAGTAGTCGAGTGAAAGATCGAGCACTCGTGACTCTGGTGGCTACGTACAGGTGGCCAAAGTATAAGTTAAAACCactaaaagaaaaaagtgattgataatataaaaacaaaaagacaagACCCAAAATGTGTACTCCAGGTCATGGCCCATGGGTCATGACTGCCTCCACACTATGTGACCATGCAAGACATTGTGtcagaaaattttcttttaaaatttgACACAAGAAAACCAACATATACCAAAGACAAGCCAGAGAAAGTGAACAGTAGAAAGCCAGCAGTGTTTAGGACACAATTACCAAAGAAAACTAACTCATATAGATAATTAATTTACTCGCTAGGTCACTAATTTTCACGTACCTTTTTTCGTTCACTAAAAATTCCCACCTCCTCCAAAAGATTGGGTTGACGGCGCAGCATTGCTCTCTGAATCCAAGGAGCTCATATGCTCGATCTGAGTTTGTTGTTGCCCACCGCTCATACTCCTAACAATCTGACCAACACCAAGAAAATCCCTAGTTAACCTATCAGACCCGGCTCCTATGCTCACCGCCGGCAACTTGGGCTCGTCCCTACTTGCCACGTCATGAAATCCACTGCCAAAAGACCCGGTTCCGAAAATAGAGGAGCTCCCTCCAGCAGCAAAAGAGTTCATTAGGTCTTGGAGGTTGTTCTCATTTTCACTGCCACCACCAAAAATGCCGCCTAAATTGGCAGGAACAAGGGAGGCCGCCGCGGCGGGGCGTTCAGATTTAGTCGAGGAAGTGCTTCCAAAGCTTCTTAGGAGCGAGGCAGAAGTATTGTTGCTCGAAGTAGTTGACCCCATTTGAGCCGCCTTCTGAAGCAGCGCTGTGGCGGACATGTGCGAGACGGCTGCACCTGCACCATGATGGTTGTTTTGTACTTGAGAACTATAGAGCGAAGAGACATTGCCGGAGCTCATGTGATCACCACCGCCTCCACCCATCATGTGACCTGAGAAGAGACTCGACCCGCCTTCACCGCCATTACTGTTGTACTGGTGATCAGGATGAAGCAGTAGATTAGTACTATTGGTGCCACCGGCGTTGTTGCTGTTGTTGCTGTTTGATAAGAAAGGTAGGTTAAACAGATTGCCTCCTGAGGAAGAGTTGTTGTTCTGATGATCAGAAAATTGCATCAGTCCATGGAATTGTTTGCTCTGCAACTGTTCTTGATCGTGATGGTATTGCTGGCTAGATTGGTCTTGATTAATGAAGAAGGGTGCCGAAGATTGCGCCGGACCAAAAGACGACCCCATGGAAGGAGGAGAAAGGAGATGATCGAACTGTCCGGTCCGGGCATTGCCGCTGCCGCCTCCGAGTCGTAAGATGTCAGCAGCCGTTGATTGATTGTTGTGGTGATGATGATCAATGTTAGGACCCACAACTTGttgttgatggtgatgatgagatAAGGCTAGGCCAGTGTTGCTGGTACCTCCATATAAGTTGCTGCCAAGGCTGCTCAGATTAGGTTGATGTCTTGCACTTTCCTGAGCCAGTGCATCACAGAAGGCCCTATGAGTGATAAAACTGTCCCTCCTGCATTCATAAATTAAAGAAAGCCAGTGATTGGATGTTTCCATCATCATCTTTCATTGTAAACTAGGCTAAACATTTTCTGAGTAGAAAGTCATGTCTGGATATTACACCAATATATGTACAGTGTAATCCAGGTATCATTATTGGCCGGAATATGAAGTGATTTAATCAATGGACCCACTAAGCTTCAGATAATTCATAAAATCACCGATCGTTAATTTCACTATCACTAAAATGGTAACCCATACCTATATGATATTGATTTCAATGTTTaccaaatatgaaaatttaatgTATGTAGTGAAGCTTCAGAAAGATATATAGAAATAAATGGAGGTAGCTGGATCAAAACCCTAATGTGAAGGCTCAATTGAAAACTCAAAGAGAGGGGATGGACACATTTAATAATTGTCATATACTGCGGTTAGTTAATGTAGAATCGAAAGAATAGAAGGTAGCTAGAGATTGCAGAAGGAAGTTAACCAAAGTGTCCTAATCAGATGCAAGAAATTTAAAAAGGTATGTGAGAGCGAAATTGTCCAGAATGTGAGAAAATTCTGAATCAAATAAACAACCAAGAACTGCAATTTCAGGAGTGTTCAATAAATGCAACAAGAGAAATGCCCTGTACTCTGATGAAATGTAATTAATCAAT
Coding sequences within:
- the LOC133710093 gene encoding protein indeterminate-domain 5, chloroplastic, which codes for MAASSSSLFGIREEDQNLMKQQQHSSSTPTSSTAAAPLAPPPQKKKRNQPGTPNPEAEVIALSPKTLMATNRFICEVCNKGFQREQNLQLHRRGHNLPWKLKQKTTKEPKRKVYLCPEPTCVHHDPSRALGDLTGIKKHFSRKHGEKKWKCDKCSKRYAVQSDWKAHSKTCGTREYRCDCGTLFSRRDSFITHRAFCDALAQESARHQPNLSSLGSNLYGGTSNTGLALSHHHHQQQVVGPNIDHHHHNNQSTAADILRLGGGSGNARTGQFDHLLSPPSMGSSFGPAQSSAPFFINQDQSSQQYHHDQEQLQSKQFHGLMQFSDHQNNNSSSGGNLFNLPFLSNSNNSNNAGGTNSTNLLLHPDHQYNSNGGEGGSSLFSGHMMGGGGGDHMSSGNVSSLYSSQVQNNHHGAGAAVSHMSATALLQKAAQMGSTTSSNNTSASLLRSFGSTSSTKSERPAAAASLVPANLGGIFGGGSENENNLQDLMNSFAAGGSSSIFGTGSFGSGFHDVASRDEPKLPAVSIGAGSDRLTRDFLGVGQIVRSMSGGQQQTQIEHMSSLDSESNAAPSTQSFGGGGNF